One window of the Streptomyces asoensis genome contains the following:
- a CDS encoding diacylglycerol/lipid kinase family protein, which translates to MRALLVVNPAATTTSARTRDVLIHALASEMKLEAVTTEYRGHARDLGRQAADSGNVDLVVALGGDGTVNEVVNGLLHAGPDPANLPGLAVVPGGSTNVFARALGLPNDPVEATGALLDALRESSERTVGLGLAAGTPGTEDEAVPSRWFTFNAGLGFDAGVVGRVEQQRERGRKSTHALYIRQAVRQLLGESQRRHGSITLERPGVEPVTDLVLSIVCNTAPWTYLGNRPVYASPKASFDTGLDVLGLSRLSTASVARYGTQLLTSSPERGPHGKHAVALHDLDQFTLHSKVPLPLQMDGDHLGLRTSVTFTGVRRALRVIV; encoded by the coding sequence ATGCGTGCTCTTCTCGTGGTCAATCCGGCGGCAACCACTACGAGTGCACGGACGCGCGACGTCCTCATCCACGCGCTCGCGAGCGAGATGAAGCTCGAGGCGGTCACCACCGAATACCGCGGGCACGCGCGTGACCTGGGCCGGCAGGCCGCGGACAGCGGAAACGTCGATCTGGTGGTGGCCCTCGGCGGCGACGGCACGGTCAACGAGGTGGTCAACGGCCTCCTGCACGCCGGCCCCGATCCGGCGAACCTGCCCGGTCTCGCGGTGGTCCCCGGCGGCTCCACCAACGTCTTCGCCCGCGCCCTGGGGCTGCCCAACGATCCGGTGGAAGCCACCGGCGCGCTGCTGGACGCCCTGCGTGAGAGCAGTGAGCGTACGGTCGGGCTGGGCCTCGCCGCGGGTACGCCGGGCACGGAGGACGAGGCGGTGCCCTCGCGCTGGTTCACGTTCAACGCCGGGCTGGGCTTCGACGCCGGGGTGGTGGGTCGGGTGGAGCAGCAGCGCGAGCGCGGCAGAAAATCCACCCACGCTCTTTACATCCGTCAGGCCGTGCGCCAGTTGTTGGGTGAGTCACAGCGCCGGCACGGGTCGATCACCCTGGAGCGGCCGGGCGTCGAACCGGTGACCGATTTGGTGCTGTCCATAGTCTGCAACACGGCTCCGTGGACCTATCTGGGCAATCGCCCGGTGTACGCGTCGCCTAAGGCCTCGTTCGATACGGGGCTCGACGTACTGGGTCTCAGCCGTCTGTCCACGGCCTCGGTTGCCCGATATGGCACCCAGTTGCTCACTTCGTCCCCCGAACGGGGACCGCACGGCAAGCATGCCGTCGCACTGCACGACCTGGACCAGTTCACCTTGCATTCGAAGGTCCCTTTGCCCCTTCAGATGGACGGTGACCACCTCGGGCTGCGAACAAGCGTGACGTTCACAGGCGTACGCCGTGCACTGCGTGTGATTGTGTGA
- a CDS encoding WhiB family transcriptional regulator — protein MDWRHNAVCREEDPELFFPIGNTGPALLQIEEAKAVCRRCPVMEQCLQWALESGQDSGVWGGLSEDERRAMKRRAARNRARQASA, from the coding sequence ATGGACTGGCGTCACAACGCCGTTTGCCGCGAGGAAGACCCCGAGCTCTTCTTCCCCATCGGCAACACCGGTCCTGCGCTGCTGCAGATCGAGGAAGCCAAGGCCGTCTGCCGTCGCTGCCCGGTTATGGAGCAGTGTCTGCAGTGGGCGCTCGAGTCCGGCCAGGACTCCGGCGTCTGGGGTGGCCTCAGCGAGGACGAGCGTCGCGCCATGAAGCGCCGCGCCGCCCGCAACCGGGCCCGTCAGGCCTCCGCC